The sequence below is a genomic window from Draconibacterium halophilum.
ATTATTGTTGAAAGTCTTGGTCGGGCCTACAGTGGTGAAAGCGCTTACCTGGGCAGTTTTACGCCCTTTCTGGATTCGCTGATGGATAAGAGTTTATACTGGGAAAACAACTTAAGTACTTCTGGCCGAACCTTCGAGGTGCTTCCGTCAACCCTGGCATCGGTTCCGTTTGGCGACCGCGGTTTTACAGAACTTGGCGAAGATATGCCCGATCATTTAAGCCTGATCAGCATTTTAAAAACCCAGGCCAACTACACCAGTTCGTTTATCTACGGCGGTGAAGCGCATTTCGACAATATGGATATTTTTCTGAAACGGCAAGGGATTGATAAAATTATCGACAATACCAATTTTGGCACAGGCTATAAAAAAATGCCGCCCTCTGCTACCAGCGGTTTCTCATGGGGATTTGGCGATAATGAAATTTTCAGACGTTATATCGATGAAATAAAAGCCGATACAGCAAGTCCGCGAATGGATATTATCCTTACGTTGGCAATACACAGCCCTTTTGTGGTTGCCAACCAGGAATATTACATTTCGAAATTTAACGAGCGATTGGAAGAATTAGAACTTTCGGAGAAAACAAAAAACTTCAATCGGAATTATCAGCAACAGTTTTCAACGGTTCTTTATTTTGATGATGCCCTCAGGTATTTCTTTAGCGAATTCAGGAAACTACCTTCGTTTAACAACACCATTTTTGTTATTACGGGCGACCATCGTATGCCGGAAGTTCCGATAAGTACGCAGCTCGACAGGTTTCATGTGCCGCTGGTAATTTATTCACCAATGATAAAAAAGCCAGCTAAATTCTCATCGGTCGTCACGCATTTTGACATTACGCCTTCGTTACTTGCCATGCTGGATGCCGATAGTATAATTTCGCGTCCGAAAGCAGCAGCCTGGATCGGACATGGCCTCGACGACACAGAAGATTTCAGGGTTGCGAATGCTTATCCCCTGATGCGAAACAAAAACGAAATCCTCGATTTTATCGATGGAGAACGGATGTTGGCCAACAAAGTAATTTACCAGGTTTACGAGAACATGAACATTGAAACAGTTGATGAGCCTGACCGGGAAAAAGAACTTGAAACTAAACTCAACAATTTCCTGTTAAAGAATAATCATGCTATTAAAAACAATAAACTTATTCCCGACTCGCTGAAAGTGTATACTTATCGCGGGCAATAAATCAGGCTGAAACCGCGACAAGTGACTACCCAAATAAATTTTTTATATAATTTGACCACGAAATGGTTAACTCTGCCCCTTTGGTTGAAGCCATTTTCGCTCATGAGGGAAACATATGCAAAGTTTATTCATAGGTTCTGAAGTAAAATAAAACACGATGCATTGAAAATACATAGTTTTAAATCCATTCAACTTCGCGATTAAGTTCAGCTCTCGCATCACAGTTAAATCAGTCGGTTGGCGGATATGGACGCTCTTCGAAATCGGCAACGACAACTTGCAAGTGACCGTTGTCGGAAATATCAAATCAAAAATTTAGAAAAGTTGAAAAACATGGTTTTCTTTATGTGAATTTAGCACAATAAATACCAAAACTAGTTAATATGAAACTGATCCTACTATTCCTTACAGTCCTTCTTTATTTCCCATTAACCTTAAAAGCTCAATCTGTTTACACACAGATGCCTGATGACCCGGAAGCCCTTTATTTCACTTCTGAAAACTATGACATAGCGTCGGATGGAAAACACGATGTTTCTGATGCGCTTCAAAAGGCTATAAATAAGCTTAAAAAGGAAAAGAATTTTGGCATTTTATTCATTCCTGAAGGAAAATATTTGATTAGTAAAACCATTTATGTTCCAAAAGCAATACGCCTAATTGGATATGGAAAAAATCGTCCGGAATTTATTTTAGGTAAAAACACACCAGCTTATCAGGATGAAAATAACTACATGTTCTGGTTCACCGACAATTTGGTTGAGGAAGGCCGGCAGCCAAGGGATGCCGGTGCAGGGACATTTTATAGTGCCATCTCAAATATCAATTTCCGGATTGAAAAAGGGAATCCAAAAGCGATAGCGCTTCGCACCCATTTTGCACAACACAGTTTTGTAAGCCACTGCAACTTTTATACAGGCGATGGTTATGCCGGAATTTATGATCTTGGAAATGAAATCGAAGATCTGAAATTCTACGGCGGTGAATATGGGATTTCCACGGCCAGAACATCTCCGGGTTGGCCCATGATGATGATTGATCTGTATTTTGAAGGTCAGCGAAGTGCTGCCATAATAAGCCGAAATACCGGGATGACCATTGTATCCATGCATGTGAAGGA
It includes:
- a CDS encoding LTA synthase family protein, with translation MGKITDTLGLLVRTLRRFISLSFILAGIILFVRLYEMVITSNYYSYPPGSFSSLLLGIKYDIILYLRVSAVLMIPFLLLGLFSQKAARVFFISASVFLVLGDMLLLKYFSTAGVPLGADLFAYSIEEINQTVQSSGEMNVWPFIFMALFLVYIVRVFIKHVYYKLKPWTLLIISAVMFTSLAPLGFLKPQPSDFENEFSLYAATNKLNFFSESVLKRYVFNEQLDNQTYTFKTKVATADGSFTYLDEDYPFLHNETTPDVLGKYFEPLETKPNIVFIIVESLGRAYSGESAYLGSFTPFLDSLMDKSLYWENNLSTSGRTFEVLPSTLASVPFGDRGFTELGEDMPDHLSLISILKTQANYTSSFIYGGEAHFDNMDIFLKRQGIDKIIDNTNFGTGYKKMPPSATSGFSWGFGDNEIFRRYIDEIKADTASPRMDIILTLAIHSPFVVANQEYYISKFNERLEELELSEKTKNFNRNYQQQFSTVLYFDDALRYFFSEFRKLPSFNNTIFVITGDHRMPEVPISTQLDRFHVPLVIYSPMIKKPAKFSSVVTHFDITPSLLAMLDADSIISRPKAAAWIGHGLDDTEDFRVANAYPLMRNKNEILDFIDGERMLANKVIYQVYENMNIETVDEPDREKELETKLNNFLLKNNHAIKNNKLIPDSLKVYTYRGQ